In Anthocerotibacter panamensis C109, the sequence TCAAGGGACAGGATCTCTTGCTCCCTGGATTGTCGAACAACTCTCCCCCGAGTGGACCGAACGTATCCCTGTCGTCTTGACTTCCCGGTGTGCTGTCGGTCTGAATTTTGATGATGCCTACTACCGGGGTAGTCTGGAAAAGTATGAGAACCGGGGCTTTCGGCTACTGGGCTATGAGCAGCTCAACCCGCTTCAGGCGCGGATTAAGTTGATGCTGGAACTCTTATCCTAAAGCTATGCATAAAATTTTGGAGCACCCCGTATGTATATTTAAATACACAATTGGAGACTGGATTCTGAACAACTTTTTCAGTGTCCAATTCAACTTATCAACAGGAGTTTAAGTGAAGATGGCAGTACCTAACGCAAAGTTCCAAGGAAAAATTTCTGAGATTTTCGTGAATGATGCTCAGATTCTGATCGCCCTCGACGGAAAGGTTGATGGTCCCTGTACCGGGTCGTTTGGCCCTTACAACCTGACCTTTAACATGTCAGACTCCGGTGCTCAGTTCAAGTTTGACCTTGTGCAAGATGCTTTTCTCCATGGAAGAAGCATCTCTGGATATGTAGATGGGTGTGGATCGAGCAACATCAACCGCCTCTCTCAAGTAAGTGTATTCTGAATCTGAATAAATCGTTAACTGGTCCTGGGTCGGGTTCAGATCTCTATCGAGCGATAGTCTCCGAGCTAATCCAGTGCCTGGTTGGTGCGACGTTCTGAGAATAGCTTGGTGACGGGCATATGCCAGGGATAACATGCCCCTGGACTCACCTGCCACCAAGCTTCTTCTTGTTACTTAAATCTTTAGCTCAAATGGCGTAAGCCCCGAGCTGTACTATTTCTCTACACGATTTGAACCGCTGGACTCTTGCTGGAGGTGGATCTATTGCGTGCGGTCAGGAAAACGTCACGCACTGAAATACCGAGCCTCCGGGTGATAGGCGACCAAGGCTGTGGTGGACTGCTCTGGATAGAGTTGCAGACTCTCGTCCATCTTTAGGTGAATACGCCCCGCTCGCAACAGATAAAGTAACTTGCTTTGGTCGGCAATATTCGGACAGGCAGGGTAGCCAAAAGAGTAGCGCGAACCCTGATAGCCCTGATTGATGAGGCGGGCCATGTCCGGGCTATCTTTACCGGCGATGCCCAACTCCCGACGAATCCGGGCGTGGACCCAATCTGCCAACGCCTCCGCCGTCTGGACCGAGAGCCCAAAGAAGTAGAGATAGTCCGAATAGTTATTGGCTTGGTATAGCTCCTGCGCTTTTTGCGAAGCGATCTCCCCTGAGGTCACCGCCTGGAGCGGCAACACATCCACCTGCTGCGAACCCACCGGGCTATAAAAATCACTGATGCACTGATGCTCCTGCCCCAATTGGCGCGGGAACCGGAAGCGCACCGCCACTTGGAGCTTGGTCGGGTCACCGGTCTGATGGTAGCAGGCGAAGGATCTGAGGCTGTAGACCAACAGCTCATCTTCGTGGGCTTGACAGGGAAAGTAGCCGTAGGCAATCGCCGGAGCTAGCAAATGCTCCTGGAGTGAGCGCGTCTTCCAGTGCTCTAAGATCGGCAGCATCCGCTCTTGAACGAGTTGTTCGTATTCCTCCCGCGTCTGGTCTTTGGTCTTGCGAAACTGCCACTGACCGGCGACGAGTGCTTTGAGATCGAGGAATTGGAATACTTCGGCGAGGTCTAACTGTTCAGGACCGAGGACGCGACTACCCCAAAAAGGCGGGGTAGGCCGTTCGATATCCAGGGAAACTTTGGAGCGGACCCCCAACAACCGCTTGCGCCGCTGGACCTTCTCTGAGCGCAGGGCGGGGGCACTATCCGAGGCGGGGACTGGGGCGCTCGTGCCATCCAGGAAGCCCAGGGTATCCGACCACTGTCCCTTGGCCTTGGTCTGCATCAAACGGTCCAGGAAATGTAACCCCACAAAAGCATCCAGACCATAGGCGACCCGGCCCTTGTAGACCTCCTGACAGTCCTTCTCCACAAAGCGGCGGGTCAGGGCTGCTCCGCCAAGAATGACCGGCAGCGTGATACCCCGTTCGTTGAAGATCTGGAGGTTCTCCTTCATGATCACCGTCGATTTGACCAAAAGACCGCTCATGCCCACGGCGTCAGGCTTGTAGGTGTGAATGGCTTGGATGATCTCCTCAACTGGCTGCTTGATGCCCAAGTCGTGTACTTGGTAGCCGTTGTTGGTCAAGATGATATTGACCAGATTTTTACCGATGTCGTGCACGTCGCCTTTGACTGTGGCGAGGACGAGGGTGCCCTTTTGAGAACCTTCGTTTTTCTCCATGAAGGGTTCGAGATAGGCGACAGCGGATTTCATCGTCTCGGCGGATTGGAGCACGAAGGGCAACTGCATCTGACCACTGCCAAACAGTTCCCCGACTACTTTCATCCCCTCTAGCAAGAACTCATTGATGATCTTGAGCGGGGCGTGGCCCTTGTCCATCGCTGCTTGCAGGTCAGCATTGAGGTTGACCCGGTTGCCGTCGATAATGCGTTGGGTGAGGCGTTCCTCGACGGGCTTTTGAGCCATGCTGTCGGTGCGGGTAGCCTGAGTGGTACCCTCGTTGGCGCTGTAGTAGTTGAGCAGGTTGTGCAGCGGGTCGCCTTCCACCCAATCGTCGAAGATCAAGCGGCGGTGTAGTTCTTTTTCGGTGTCGGAAATGCGGTAGATAGGCAGGATCTTGGAGGCGTGGACAATCGCCATATCTAGCCCACTTTGCAAGGCGTAATAGAGATAGACCGAGTTGAGGACGTGGCGGACTTTGGGCTTGAGGCCAAACGAGATATTGGAGAGGCCGAGGATTGTCTTGACGCCAGGGAGGTGCTCTTTGATCAGGCGAATCCCCTCGAGCGTTTCTAGCCCGAGGCGGCGGTCATCGGCGTTTCCGGTGGCTAGGGTAAAAGTCAGCGGGTCGAAGATCAGGTCTTCGGATTTCATCGCATATTTATGGACGGCTAAATCGTGGATGCGGCGGGCGATGCTGAGTTTGCGGTGGGCTGTTTTCGCCATCCCTGCCTCGCGGTCCTCGTCAATCGTCAGGGCTACCACCGCTGCACCAAATTCCCGGCAAATGGGCAGGAGGCGGGCCATACGCTCCTCGCCGTCCTCTAGGTTGATCGAGTTGACCACAGCGCGCGACCCGAGTTGTTCTAAGGCCGTCTTGAGCACGGGGATCTCCGTGGAGTCCACCATCAGGGGCACGGTGACCGATGTTTTGAGCCGTTCGATCAGGGTGTACATGTCTTTTACCCCGTCGCGGCCCACATAGTCCACGCAGACATCCAACAGATGAGCACCCTCTTTTTCCTGTTCGCGGGCCATAGCCGCCATCCCATCCCAATCAGCTGCGATCAAATATTCCTTGAACTGCTTGGAACCATTGGCATTGAGCCGTTCTCCGACCATGACCGGGCCGGGATTCATCTGGAAAGGAGCGATATTGTAGAGCGAAGTCGCGGCGTGGATAATTTCCGGGTGGCGGGGCTTCGGGGTGAGATGGCGCACTGCGTTGGCGAGGGCGCGGATGTGGTCCGGGGTCGTGCCGCAGCAGCCGCCCACGATATTCACCCCCAATTCTTTGACGAAGCCCCCGACTTTGGTGACCATTTCCTCTGGGGTGAGGTGGTAGTGGGTGTGACCGTCAATGACCTCCGGCATGCCTGCGTTGGGGATACAGGAGATAGCGAAGGGCGAGTGGTTGGCGAGGTAGCGAATCTGCTCGGACATGTGGTCGGGTCCGGTGGCGCAGTTGAGGCCCAACACATCAATCGGATAGGGGCTGAGGGCCGCTACCGCCGTGCTGATATCCGAGCCGACTAGCATCTTACCGCCGTTGACCAATTCAAAAGTCAAAGAAGCGACGACCGGAAGCTTCACCTTGCGCTCTTCAAAGACTTGGAAGATCCCGTTGAGGGCAGCCTTGGTTTGGAGCAAGTCCAGGCAGGTCTCGACGATAAAAAGGTCTACCCCGCCATCCAAGAGGCCCAAAGCTTGCTGATAATATTCCTGAACTAAAGCCCGATAGCTGATATGGCCCAGCGTCGGCGCTTTGGTGGTCGGCCCCATCGACCCGGCGACAAAGCGCGGTTGGGCCGGGGTAGAGAACGCTAGGGCAGCTTCTTTGGCGAGTTGGGCAGCTTTGAAATTCAATTCGTAGGCAAGATGC encodes:
- the metH gene encoding methionine synthase, yielding MPSKFLELLNERVLVFDGAMGTNIQNLDLTPDDFGGKDLEGCNEHLVLSAPWAISTIHRSFLEAGADVIETDTFGSTALVLAEYNIAHLAYELNFKAAQLAKEAALAFSTPAQPRFVAGSMGPTTKAPTLGHISYRALVQEYYQQALGLLDGGVDLFIVETCLDLLQTKAALNGIFQVFEERKVKLPVVASLTFELVNGGKMLVGSDISTAVAALSPYPIDVLGLNCATGPDHMSEQIRYLANHSPFAISCIPNAGMPEVIDGHTHYHLTPEEMVTKVGGFVKELGVNIVGGCCGTTPDHIRALANAVRHLTPKPRHPEIIHAATSLYNIAPFQMNPGPVMVGERLNANGSKQFKEYLIAADWDGMAAMAREQEKEGAHLLDVCVDYVGRDGVKDMYTLIERLKTSVTVPLMVDSTEIPVLKTALEQLGSRAVVNSINLEDGEERMARLLPICREFGAAVVALTIDEDREAGMAKTAHRKLSIARRIHDLAVHKYAMKSEDLIFDPLTFTLATGNADDRRLGLETLEGIRLIKEHLPGVKTILGLSNISFGLKPKVRHVLNSVYLYYALQSGLDMAIVHASKILPIYRISDTEKELHRRLIFDDWVEGDPLHNLLNYYSANEGTTQATRTDSMAQKPVEERLTQRIIDGNRVNLNADLQAAMDKGHAPLKIINEFLLEGMKVVGELFGSGQMQLPFVLQSAETMKSAVAYLEPFMEKNEGSQKGTLVLATVKGDVHDIGKNLVNIILTNNGYQVHDLGIKQPVEEIIQAIHTYKPDAVGMSGLLVKSTVIMKENLQIFNERGITLPVILGGAALTRRFVEKDCQEVYKGRVAYGLDAFVGLHFLDRLMQTKAKGQWSDTLGFLDGTSAPVPASDSAPALRSEKVQRRKRLLGVRSKVSLDIERPTPPFWGSRVLGPEQLDLAEVFQFLDLKALVAGQWQFRKTKDQTREEYEQLVQERMLPILEHWKTRSLQEHLLAPAIAYGYFPCQAHEDELLVYSLRSFACYHQTGDPTKLQVAVRFRFPRQLGQEHQCISDFYSPVGSQQVDVLPLQAVTSGEIASQKAQELYQANNYSDYLYFFGLSVQTAEALADWVHARIRRELGIAGKDSPDMARLINQGYQGSRYSFGYPACPNIADQSKLLYLLRAGRIHLKMDESLQLYPEQSTTALVAYHPEARYFSA